One Chloroflexota bacterium genomic region harbors:
- a CDS encoding Mrp/NBP35 family ATP-binding protein, translated as MVTEKQVIAALDNVMDPELQKSITELGMVRDVNIRGDQVEVTLALTTLACPLSGSIAEDVRQAVLALDGVGKVDVKLEEMTDEERARAFASVGSSPQQEEGMAAHLNRIQHVLAVMSGKGGVGKSLVTALLAAALRRKGLRVGILDADITGPSIPKILGISERPSSTPIGIAPVKSKTGIRVMSINLLLPNEDDAVIWRGPLIGGAIKQFWGDVFWGDLDYLLIDLPPGTADAPLTVMQSLPLNGIILVTSPQELAGMVVRKAAQMALQLHVPMLGIVENMSYAVCPHCGERLEIFGPSHTAEAAALMGVPVLGQIPIEPRIATLSDEGEIESYIPEGFEAAVDELLKRVPEEQTKPIL; from the coding sequence GTGGTTACCGAGAAGCAAGTCATTGCAGCCCTGGACAACGTGATGGATCCCGAGTTGCAGAAGAGCATCACCGAGTTGGGCATGGTGCGCGACGTGAACATTCGGGGCGACCAGGTTGAAGTTACCCTGGCCCTCACCACCCTCGCGTGCCCCCTTTCGGGCTCCATCGCCGAAGACGTGCGCCAGGCGGTCCTGGCCCTGGACGGCGTCGGCAAAGTGGACGTGAAACTGGAGGAGATGACCGACGAGGAGCGCGCCCGCGCCTTCGCGTCCGTGGGGAGCAGCCCCCAGCAGGAAGAAGGGATGGCCGCGCACCTGAACCGCATTCAGCACGTCCTCGCCGTCATGAGCGGCAAGGGCGGCGTGGGCAAGTCGCTGGTAACGGCCCTCTTGGCGGCGGCGCTGCGGCGCAAGGGCCTGCGCGTCGGCATCCTGGATGCCGATATCACCGGCCCCAGCATCCCCAAGATTCTGGGCATCTCGGAGCGGCCCTCGTCCACGCCCATCGGCATCGCCCCTGTGAAGAGCAAGACGGGCATTCGGGTCATGTCCATCAACCTGCTCCTTCCCAACGAGGACGACGCGGTCATCTGGCGCGGCCCGCTCATCGGCGGAGCCATCAAGCAGTTCTGGGGCGATGTCTTCTGGGGCGACCTGGACTACCTCTTGATAGACCTGCCGCCTGGAACCGCCGACGCGCCGCTCACGGTTATGCAGAGCCTCCCGCTCAACGGGATCATCCTGGTTACATCGCCGCAGGAACTGGCGGGCATGGTAGTTCGGAAGGCCGCGCAGATGGCGCTCCAACTGCACGTGCCGATGCTGGGCATCGTGGAGAACATGAGTTACGCCGTGTGCCCCCATTGTGGAGAGCGGCTGGAGATCTTCGGCCCCAGCCACACGGCCGAGGCGGCGGCCCTGATGGGCGTGCCGGTGCTGGGGCAAATCCCCATTGAGCCGCGCATCGCGACCCTGTCGGACGAAGGCGAGATTGAATCCTACATCCCGGAAGGATTTGAAGCCGCTGTTGACGAATTGCTGAAGCGAGTCCCGGAGGAACAGACCAAACCGATTCTATAG